AGGTAATTTTGTGATTGAGTAATTGCCGAGTGACGCAATTACTCAACGAGGGAATGCGGGTTTCAGGCTTCAAAAATACTCAGGATTACGCTTGTAGTATGGACGTTTCTGCATTTTTAAGGCCAAAATTAGTCCAACCTGTTGTAGTACGCAATTGTTCATTGGTCACAAACTAGTTAAAAATGCGGGCGTTGCACAATAGTAATATGATGCAGCGTTGAGGGTCTCCTGATGCAATGTCCAGACTGTCAATCCACTCACGTCGTCAAAAACGGTCGCCGTCAACAGCAGCAGAACTACTTGTGCCGTCAGTGCTCTCGTCAGTTCCTGGATGCTTACCAGCCCAAAGGCTATC
This window of the Trichocoleus sp. FACHB-46 genome carries:
- a CDS encoding IS1 family transposase, whose protein sequence is MQCPDCQSTHVVKNGRRQQQQNYLCRQCSRQFLDAYQPKGY